CTCGCAACAGCGGGCGCATTCTCCGCCGATTGACGAGTATTCCATGAGCAGTCCCCAGTTCGATCCCAGCACCTACAGCACTCAACTCGATGAAAAAAAGCAGCGCCTGATCGAACTGCTAGCGCCTTTTGATGCGCCTGCTCCGCAGGTGTTTGAGTCACCTCGGGAGCACTACCGCCTGCGGGCCGAGTTCCGCCTGTGGCGCGAAGGGGAAGACCGTCACTACGCGATGTTTGCTGCTGGGGACAAACACCAGCCCATCTTTATTGAAGAATTCCCAATTGCCAGTGCGCTGATCAATGATCTGATGCCTCGTTTGAAAGCCGCCTGGCAGTCAAACAAGGTCCTGGGCTTGAAGCTGTTCCAGGTTGAATTCCTCACCACCCTCAGTGGCGAGGCACTGATTACCCTGTGCTACCACCGCCCGCTGGACGAGGCTTGGCAAGTCGAAGCGGAAAAGCTGGCAGCCGAGCTGAACGTCAGCATCGTTGGCCGCTCGAAAGGCAAACGCATCGTCATCGGTCGTGACTACGTGCAAGAGCGCTTGGAAGTCGCCGGCCGCACCTTCAGCTATCGTCAGCCGGAAGGCGCCTTCACCCAGCCCAACGGCCAAGTGAACCAGAAGATGCTGAGCTGGGCTTACGATGTACTGGGCGAGCGGGACGATGACCTGTTGGAGCTGTACTGCGGTAACGGCAACTTCACCCTGCCGCTGTCCACCCGCGTACGTAAAGTGCTGGCTACCGAGATCAGCAAATCATCGGTGAACGCTGCGCTGGCCAATCTGGATGACAACGGCATCGACACCATCACCCTGGTGCGTCTGTCAGCAGAAGAGCTGACCGAAGCCCTCAACGAGGTCCGCCCGTTCCGCCGCCTGGCTGATGTGGACCTGAAAAGCTACGACTTCGGCACCGTGTTCGTCGACCCGCCCCGCGCTGGGATGGACCCGGACACCTGCGAGCTGACCCGCCGCTTCGACCGCATCCTGTACATCTCGTGCAACCCGGAAACCCTGGCGGCAAACATCGCCCAGTTGCACGACACACACAAGATCACGCGCTGCGCACTGTTCGATCAGTTCCCCTACACCCATCACATGGAATCCGGGGTCCTACTGGAGCGCCGCTAACTGCGGCGCCCTGCTGCTTCACTGGCTACGGTTCAGGCCGCGTAACGCCCAATAGCTGAGCAACGCGCCTGCCACTTCCAACACCAGCGCATAGAGATTGAAGGTCTGCTGTGCGCCGCCATCCAGCCACAGCCCGCCGATGCGCGCCAGCGCCAGTGAACTGTCGATCAACACCAGCAGAATCAGGGCTGCACGCATCAGCTGTGCCGAGGTCAGGGACAGGCCAATAAAGGCCGCCAGACCAATCTGCAAGCCGCCATAGAAAGCGCGAACATCCGTAGCCGCTGCCGCAGACATCAATAGCATCCCGCTGTAATTGACCATTTCATGGGGCCGTACAAAGTAAGCCAGCCCCAGTCCCAGCAGCACCAGCAATTGGAGAATCAGCACTACGCGCGCAAACAGCATGTTTGGCATCCTTTCAGGTTATGTGTCGGCAACTAATCGTTATTGCATTGTTATACCTGAAACAGGCCGGTCGGGAGCACTATGGCTCCAAATTACGGTCAGAGAAGCTGTCACGGTCCTTCGCTATAATCGCCCTTCAACTACTCAGGAGCCTCCATGCGCCAGTTTATTCTTCTGGCCAGCCTGTTCAGCAGCCTTAGCTTTGCCGCTGAACCGCTGACCATCGACGTTCACCGCGACGCCAACTGCGGCTGCTGCAAGGCCTGGATCAGTCACTTGCAAGACAATGGTTTCACCGTGAACGACCACGTGGAGCCCAACATGACCGAAGTAAAAATTCGCCTGGGTGTCCCGCCACGCTTAGCCTCGTGCCATACCGGCGTGATCGACGGAAAGTTTGTTGAAGGCCACGTCCCCGCCGCCGACATCCTCAAAATGCGCCAGCAGCCTGATCTGATCGGCGCCGCCGTACCTGGCATGCCCACAGGCTCACCGGGAATGGAATACGGCAACGTGCGCGACGCCTATCAGGTCATTGGCCTGAACAAAGACGGCAAGGAAACCGTGATCAGCGAGTATCCGGGCAACTGAACAGATGACAGCCGGAGTGGCAGACTTCGGTTTAACAGACAACACTCTTAAAGCTCCATACACAGGACGAAGCTATGCGCTGGGAACGTGGAAGACGCAGTGACAATGTAATTGACGAGCGCGGCAGCAGTGGCGGCGGCCGGCGTATGGGCGGTGGCAAGCTGACGCTAGGCGGCGTCGCCATTATCGTCGTGATTGGCCTGATCAGTGGCCAGGACCCAATGCAGATACTCGGCCAGATTGCCGGGCAGGCGATGCAAAGCGGTGGCCCAGTCAGTGTTCAGGACAGCGCACCACCTGCGGCCAATGATGAACAGTCGCAATTCGTTCGTGCCGTGCTAGGCGATACGGAAGACACCTGGCGGGAAATTTTTCAACAGGCCAACCAGCAATACCGTGATCCCAAGCTGATTCTGTTCCGCGATGGCGTCAACTCTGCCTGCGGCTTTGCCAACTCGG
The Pseudomonas mendocina DNA segment above includes these coding regions:
- the trmA gene encoding tRNA (uridine(54)-C5)-methyltransferase TrmA; this translates as MSSPQFDPSTYSTQLDEKKQRLIELLAPFDAPAPQVFESPREHYRLRAEFRLWREGEDRHYAMFAAGDKHQPIFIEEFPIASALINDLMPRLKAAWQSNKVLGLKLFQVEFLTTLSGEALITLCYHRPLDEAWQVEAEKLAAELNVSIVGRSKGKRIVIGRDYVQERLEVAGRTFSYRQPEGAFTQPNGQVNQKMLSWAYDVLGERDDDLLELYCGNGNFTLPLSTRVRKVLATEISKSSVNAALANLDDNGIDTITLVRLSAEELTEALNEVRPFRRLADVDLKSYDFGTVFVDPPRAGMDPDTCELTRRFDRILYISCNPETLAANIAQLHDTHKITRCALFDQFPYTHHMESGVLLERR
- a CDS encoding DUF4345 family protein, coding for MLFARVVLILQLLVLLGLGLAYFVRPHEMVNYSGMLLMSAAAATDVRAFYGGLQIGLAAFIGLSLTSAQLMRAALILLVLIDSSLALARIGGLWLDGGAQQTFNLYALVLEVAGALLSYWALRGLNRSQ
- a CDS encoding DUF411 domain-containing protein, whose translation is MRQFILLASLFSSLSFAAEPLTIDVHRDANCGCCKAWISHLQDNGFTVNDHVEPNMTEVKIRLGVPPRLASCHTGVIDGKFVEGHVPAADILKMRQQPDLIGAAVPGMPTGSPGMEYGNVRDAYQVIGLNKDGKETVISEYPGN